Proteins from a genomic interval of Corynebacterium deserti GIMN1.010:
- a CDS encoding glutathione peroxidase, translating into MVNIHDIDVTLNDGSAATMSTWSGKLLLVVNLASKCGLTPQYEGLQRLYEKYQDQGLVVIGVPCNQFMGQEPGTDAEVCDFAQNTYNVTFPLLAKTEVNGDGAHPLYKALKADTGGGEIEWNFEKFLVNAEGDTIERFGPRIDPEADVVVTAIEANLPD; encoded by the coding sequence ATGGTAAATATTCATGACATTGACGTGACGCTTAACGACGGCTCCGCTGCCACCATGTCCACGTGGTCTGGCAAACTCCTCCTGGTGGTCAATCTAGCCTCCAAATGTGGGTTGACTCCTCAATATGAAGGCCTCCAACGGCTTTATGAAAAGTACCAAGACCAGGGACTTGTTGTGATCGGCGTGCCGTGCAACCAGTTCATGGGACAAGAGCCCGGTACCGACGCAGAAGTCTGCGACTTTGCCCAAAACACCTACAACGTCACCTTCCCGTTGCTTGCTAAAACTGAGGTGAACGGTGACGGCGCCCATCCTCTTTACAAGGCGCTGAAAGCCGACACCGGTGGCGGAGAAATTGAGTGGAATTTTGAGAAGTTCCTCGTCAACGCAGAAGGTGACACCATTGAGCGTTTTGGTCCGCGCATCGATCCTGAAGCTGATGTGGTGGTTACAGCGATTGAAGCGAATCTGCCTGATTAG
- a CDS encoding DUF2334 domain-containing protein, whose protein sequence is MSGRLLVSVSSIFDQTRSAADRLIKDLRAEGIEVSLLVAPRIDGDWRLAKDKTTLKWFEQQRERGHELILNGFDQAVQGRRAEFATLESHEARLRLTGAIRQMHKIGFELDIFAPPRWRMSEGTFAVLPEFEFTVAASSRGLHNLEAGDFLACRNLSVGEGFGAAKWWRKNVIRAVTRGAEKGNTVRLSASARNLTNPKVAADFRSAALAALELGASAQTYRQAARQI, encoded by the coding sequence ATGTCCGGCCGTCTTCTTGTTTCAGTTTCTAGCATTTTCGACCAGACCCGTTCGGCGGCTGACAGGCTGATTAAGGACCTGCGAGCTGAAGGAATTGAGGTCTCTCTCCTTGTCGCACCCCGCATTGATGGGGATTGGCGTCTAGCCAAGGATAAAACCACTCTTAAGTGGTTTGAGCAGCAGCGTGAACGTGGCCATGAGTTGATCCTCAATGGTTTTGATCAGGCGGTGCAGGGGCGTCGCGCTGAGTTTGCCACGTTGGAAAGTCACGAGGCGCGTCTTCGGTTGACCGGTGCGATTAGGCAGATGCATAAGATCGGGTTTGAGCTGGATATTTTCGCGCCACCAAGGTGGCGGATGTCCGAGGGCACGTTTGCAGTGTTGCCGGAGTTTGAGTTCACGGTCGCGGCGTCATCACGGGGTCTGCACAATCTGGAAGCCGGGGATTTCTTGGCGTGTAGAAATTTGTCGGTGGGTGAGGGGTTCGGCGCTGCTAAATGGTGGCGCAAAAATGTTATTCGTGCTGTCACGCGTGGTGCTGAAAAGGGCAACACGGTGCGTTTGTCGGCGTCGGCGCGCAACTTGACAAACCCGAAGGTGGCGGCAGACTTCCGCAGCGCGGCGCTTGCGGCGTTGGAGTTGGGCGCAAGCGCACAAACATATAGGCAAGCAGCAAGACAGATTTAA
- a CDS encoding phosphoribosylaminoimidazolesuccinocarboxamide synthase, with amino-acid sequence MRPELSQYKHLSAGKVREIYEIDEKHILMVASDRISAYDFILDTEIPDKGRVLTAMSQFFFDIIDFPNHLAGEPDDPRIPEEVLGRAMVCKKLTMLPFECVVRGYLTGSGLAEYKQTQSVCGVELPEGLVESSKLPEPIFTPATKADIGDHDINVSFDVVEERLGTARATQLRDASIAIYKRAAEVALERGVILADTKFEFGIDEDGTLVLGDEVLTPDSSRYWPLEGYEPGDVQPSFDKQFVRNWLTGAKSGWDKDSGMEPPELPGSVVEATRERYIEAYELISGKKFSQWIGCCV; translated from the coding sequence ATGCGTCCTGAACTCTCCCAGTACAAGCACCTGTCGGCAGGCAAGGTCCGTGAAATTTACGAGATCGACGAGAAGCACATCCTGATGGTGGCTTCCGACCGAATCTCTGCCTACGATTTCATCCTCGACACCGAAATTCCAGACAAGGGTCGCGTGCTCACTGCGATGAGCCAGTTCTTCTTCGACATCATTGATTTCCCCAATCACCTGGCCGGCGAACCTGATGATCCCCGAATCCCAGAAGAAGTCCTCGGACGAGCCATGGTGTGCAAGAAGCTCACCATGCTTCCTTTCGAATGCGTCGTCCGCGGCTACCTCACCGGTTCCGGCCTTGCCGAGTACAAGCAGACCCAATCCGTATGTGGCGTCGAACTCCCAGAGGGGCTTGTCGAATCCTCCAAGCTGCCAGAACCAATCTTCACCCCAGCAACCAAGGCGGACATCGGCGACCACGATATTAACGTCTCCTTCGACGTCGTCGAAGAACGCCTCGGCACCGCCCGCGCCACCCAGCTTCGCGATGCCTCCATTGCCATCTACAAGCGTGCCGCTGAAGTGGCCCTCGAGCGTGGTGTCATCCTCGCCGACACCAAGTTCGAGTTTGGCATCGACGAAGACGGCACCCTGGTGCTTGGCGACGAAGTTCTCACCCCCGATTCCTCCCGCTACTGGCCTCTGGAAGGCTACGAGCCTGGCGACGTTCAGCCAAGCTTTGACAAGCAGTTCGTCCGCAACTGGCTCACCGGCGCGAAATCCGGTTGGGATAAGGACTCCGGCATGGAACCGCCAGAGCTCCCAGGATCCGTCGTGGAAGCAACCCGCGAACGCTATATCGAAGCCTACGAATTGATCTCTGGGAAGAAGTTCAGCCAGTGGATTGGTTGCTGCGTTTAG
- a CDS encoding endonuclease/exonuclease/phosphatase family protein, with amino-acid sequence MSRISARTLAIAVAGATAASLAVVPAASAAPDNSAPVINEVYGGGGNNGSAFSNDFIELYNPTAEPVSLDGWSVSYYSSGGNLGSKTALSGTIAPGGFYLIAQAAGNNDTGALPKPDAQGTAAMSGTNGIVSLENAADETIDLVGYGSATRFEGAATPALTNATSAQRIIDGVDSDNNLADFITGTPTPVSSGDASTPEQPEEPEQPVDPGTTLSIAEIQGTGATTPVDGQVVTTEGIVTAVYAEGGFNGYYIQTPGTGTTPKQVGDASDGIFVYVGTNGTYPAIGDSVVVTGRAAEYYNMTQLGSSSFQVSVEEFEPVTPLQLDTVPAGDDIREAYEGMLLQPTGAHTVTNNYATNTFGEIALAPGDQPLFQATEVVAPGAEAIAYEAENVAKQITLDDGRSGNYTRGDSAVPMAWLMQDGGTTVKSLRAGDQVEFQAPVIFDYRFDLWKYQPTLPVTGNTPGDQLPITWEDSREAELASIDNVAGDYHIASFNVLNYFTSLGMNEPGCSAYTDINGRGVTANNCDVRGAYSQEAFEDQQAKIVDAINRLDVDVLGLEEIENTATVTGDITRRDEALHALVAALNDAAGSERWAAVESPDQVGTDEDYIRVAFIYDQTTVAPVGESRIFDDPAFTGTARQPLAQEFQPLDETKESFVSVVNHFKSKGSAVNGDTDTGDGQGASANVRVAQAQALIDHLDNQDDWADKPVFILGDANSYAREHSMTTLYGAGYTNIAEEFDAGYSYQFDGRIGSLDHALGNAAAMENVVDAEVWDINADESIAFEYSRRLNNISDVFENNAFRSSDHDPIKVGFNLKTVGDPTDPTDPEEPAQSSGSSPFGTLAAIIAAILGTIGFAMPFLQQNPLFKNMFKF; translated from the coding sequence ATGTCTCGCATCTCTGCGCGCACGCTGGCCATTGCTGTGGCCGGTGCAACTGCGGCTAGCCTGGCCGTAGTACCGGCTGCTTCGGCAGCTCCGGACAACTCCGCACCTGTGATCAATGAAGTATATGGAGGTGGCGGAAACAACGGTTCGGCGTTTTCCAATGACTTCATCGAGCTGTACAACCCAACCGCAGAGCCGGTGTCCCTCGACGGCTGGAGCGTGTCCTACTATTCCTCAGGCGGAAACCTCGGCAGCAAGACTGCGCTGAGTGGCACCATCGCACCAGGTGGTTTCTACCTCATCGCACAAGCAGCAGGTAATAACGATACCGGCGCGCTACCAAAGCCTGATGCTCAAGGCACGGCAGCAATGAGCGGCACCAACGGCATTGTGTCGCTGGAAAACGCCGCAGATGAAACCATCGACCTCGTCGGCTACGGCTCCGCCACCCGCTTTGAGGGTGCTGCAACCCCAGCGCTGACCAATGCAACCTCCGCGCAGCGCATCATCGATGGTGTCGATTCCGACAACAACCTGGCTGATTTCATCACCGGCACTCCAACCCCTGTCTCCTCAGGCGACGCTTCCACCCCTGAACAGCCAGAAGAGCCAGAGCAGCCTGTCGATCCTGGCACCACCTTGTCCATCGCAGAGATCCAAGGAACTGGCGCAACCACTCCTGTTGATGGCCAGGTTGTCACCACCGAAGGCATCGTCACCGCTGTGTACGCAGAGGGCGGATTCAACGGCTACTACATCCAGACCCCAGGCACCGGCACCACTCCAAAGCAGGTTGGCGACGCATCTGACGGCATCTTCGTCTACGTCGGCACGAACGGAACTTACCCAGCAATCGGCGATTCTGTTGTAGTCACCGGACGTGCAGCTGAGTACTACAACATGACCCAGCTGGGAAGCTCCTCTTTCCAGGTTTCTGTAGAGGAATTTGAGCCTGTCACCCCACTACAACTGGACACTGTTCCTGCAGGCGATGACATCCGTGAAGCGTATGAGGGCATGCTGCTGCAGCCAACTGGCGCACACACTGTCACCAACAACTACGCCACCAACACCTTCGGCGAGATCGCACTTGCACCAGGAGATCAGCCACTGTTCCAGGCCACTGAAGTTGTGGCGCCTGGTGCTGAGGCGATTGCGTACGAGGCGGAAAACGTCGCAAAGCAAATTACGCTGGATGACGGACGCTCGGGCAACTACACCCGCGGTGACTCCGCAGTTCCTATGGCGTGGTTGATGCAAGACGGCGGCACGACCGTGAAGTCCCTGCGCGCGGGCGACCAGGTGGAATTCCAGGCGCCAGTGATCTTTGATTACCGCTTTGACCTGTGGAAGTACCAGCCAACGCTGCCTGTCACTGGCAACACTCCGGGCGACCAGCTGCCCATCACGTGGGAAGATTCCCGCGAAGCTGAGCTTGCCTCCATCGACAACGTGGCTGGCGATTACCACATCGCAAGCTTCAACGTTCTCAACTACTTCACCTCCCTGGGCATGAACGAGCCCGGCTGCTCCGCGTACACCGACATCAATGGCCGCGGAGTAACCGCCAACAACTGCGATGTTCGTGGCGCATACTCCCAGGAAGCCTTCGAGGACCAGCAGGCAAAGATCGTCGACGCCATCAACCGCCTCGATGTCGACGTTTTGGGTCTTGAAGAAATCGAAAACACCGCAACCGTCACCGGCGATATCACCCGCCGCGATGAAGCTCTCCACGCCCTTGTGGCAGCCCTCAACGACGCTGCAGGTTCCGAGCGCTGGGCAGCTGTGGAATCCCCAGATCAGGTAGGTACCGACGAGGACTACATCCGCGTTGCGTTCATCTACGACCAGACCACCGTCGCGCCAGTCGGCGAGTCCCGCATCTTCGATGACCCAGCATTTACCGGCACCGCACGCCAGCCACTGGCTCAGGAATTCCAGCCACTGGATGAGACCAAGGAATCCTTCGTCAGCGTGGTCAACCACTTCAAGTCCAAGGGATCCGCAGTCAACGGCGATACCGACACCGGCGACGGCCAAGGTGCCAGCGCAAACGTTCGTGTTGCTCAGGCTCAGGCTCTCATCGATCACCTGGACAACCAGGATGATTGGGCAGACAAGCCAGTGTTCATCCTCGGCGATGCCAACTCCTACGCCCGCGAGCACTCCATGACCACCCTCTACGGGGCTGGTTACACCAACATCGCTGAAGAGTTCGACGCCGGCTACAGCTACCAGTTCGACGGCCGCATCGGCTCCCTCGACCACGCCCTGGGCAACGCAGCTGCCATGGAAAACGTCGTCGACGCCGAGGTGTGGGACATCAACGCTGACGAGTCCATCGCCTTCGAGTACTCCCGCCGCCTCAACAACATCTCAGATGTTTTTGAAAATAACGCTTTCCGTTCCTCTGACCACGATCCAATCAAGGTTGGCTTCAACCTAAAGACTGTTGGCGATCCAACTGACCCAACCGATCCTGAGGAGCCAGCACAGTCCTCCGGCAGCTCCCCTTTCGGAACCCTTGCCGCAATCATCGCAGCGATCCTCGGCACCATCGGTTTCGCAATGCCATTCCTGCAGCAGAACCCACTGTTTAAGAACATGTTCAAGTTCTAA
- a CDS encoding cation:dicarboxylate symporter family transporter, translating into MDPHSESSNSSHVEVRNEHIKVAKPPKKDRTHWLYIAVIIALIAGITLGLIAPELGKELKILGTMFVSLIKMIIAPVIFCTIVLGIGSVKAAATVGRAGGIALAYFITMSTFALAVGLIVGNFIQPGSGLNIPVDEESSFAGTESSPEGLLGFIHSIIPETFFSAFTSGSVLQVLFIAILVGFAAQSMGEKGQPILDLISHLQKLIFKILNWILWLAPVGAFGAMAGVVGETGFDAVIQLGILILAFYVTCVIFIFGVLGTVLKVFTGVNIFKLCRYLGKEFLLIFATSSSESALPNLMRKMEHIGVAKPTVGIVVPTGYSFNLDGTAIYLTMASIFIADAMNMPMSLGEQVGLLVFMIIASKGAAGVSGAGIATLAAGLSSHRPELLHGVDVIVGIDKFMSEARALTNFAGNSVATLLVGKWTGTVNMQQVHDVLDGRKPYVDVEDDH; encoded by the coding sequence ATGGATCCACATTCTGAATCTTCCAACAGTTCACATGTTGAAGTAAGAAATGAACACATCAAGGTGGCAAAACCACCGAAGAAAGACCGCACTCACTGGCTCTACATCGCGGTGATCATTGCCCTTATTGCGGGTATCACCCTGGGACTTATCGCCCCAGAATTGGGTAAGGAACTCAAGATCTTGGGCACCATGTTTGTGTCTTTGATCAAGATGATCATCGCTCCGGTGATTTTCTGCACCATCGTTCTCGGAATCGGTTCCGTAAAGGCAGCGGCCACGGTCGGACGTGCGGGTGGTATTGCCCTTGCGTACTTCATCACCATGTCAACCTTCGCACTGGCTGTGGGGCTAATCGTTGGTAATTTCATCCAGCCAGGAAGTGGTCTGAACATCCCAGTGGATGAGGAGTCCTCCTTTGCTGGAACGGAAAGCAGCCCAGAAGGCCTGCTTGGATTTATCCACTCAATCATTCCGGAAACGTTCTTCTCTGCGTTTACCTCAGGTTCTGTGCTGCAGGTGCTCTTCATCGCCATCTTGGTGGGCTTTGCTGCTCAGTCCATGGGGGAGAAGGGCCAGCCAATCCTGGATCTCATCTCTCATCTGCAGAAGCTCATTTTCAAGATTTTGAACTGGATTCTGTGGCTGGCACCCGTTGGTGCGTTCGGTGCAATGGCAGGTGTTGTCGGTGAAACCGGTTTCGACGCCGTCATCCAGCTGGGCATCTTGATCCTCGCTTTCTACGTCACCTGTGTGATCTTCATCTTCGGTGTCTTGGGTACCGTGCTCAAGGTGTTCACCGGCGTAAACATCTTCAAGCTGTGTCGCTACCTGGGCAAGGAATTCCTGCTTATCTTCGCTACCTCCTCGTCTGAGTCGGCACTGCCAAACCTCATGCGCAAGATGGAGCACATCGGTGTGGCTAAGCCAACCGTGGGTATTGTCGTTCCAACTGGTTACTCCTTCAACCTGGATGGCACCGCGATCTACCTGACCATGGCGTCGATCTTCATTGCTGATGCCATGAACATGCCGATGAGCCTGGGCGAGCAGGTTGGTCTGCTGGTCTTCATGATCATCGCCTCCAAGGGCGCTGCAGGTGTTTCCGGTGCTGGTATCGCAACCCTGGCGGCAGGTCTGTCCTCGCACCGCCCTGAGTTGCTGCACGGTGTGGACGTGATCGTGGGTATTGATAAGTTCATGTCCGAGGCACGTGCGCTGACCAACTTTGCTGGTAACTCGGTTGCCACCCTGTTGGTGGGCAAGTGGACTGGAACCGTCAACATGCAGCAGGTTCACGATGTTTTGGATGGTCGCAAGCCATACGTCGACGTTGAGGATGACCACTAG
- a CDS encoding S9 family peptidase — protein sequence MSELSSSTNRESLTPPTAAVHPVTRSHHGIDFVDNYEWLRDKESQETLDYLEAENAFTEQETAHLDELKNNIYEEIKSRVKETDMSIPVRAGKYWYYSRTEEGKSYGYSCRIPVQDGADAWTPPVIPEGEPAEGESIILDANELAEGYEFFSIGASSVTTSGRYLAYSTDVTGDERFTLRIKDLETGELLPDTLTGIFYGALWVGEDYLFYQRVDDAWRPDTVWRHKVGTPVEEDVMVYHEPDERFSAWVGTTRSETFIVFGSASKITSEVSVLSFDDPEGRPEVLIPREDGVEYDVDHAVVGGEDVWIVTHNAEGPNFSVGWESVDKLKSLAALKPLVAHKDDVRIEGVDTYRDFIVLGYRSGAIGQVAVMKLVDGTFGEFRQLEFDEELYTVASGGNPEWDAPVIRISYGSFTTPAQLFNYWIESGERTLLKQQEVLGGYNREDYVASRLWVTATDGAQIPVSLVHRADLDLSKPNATLLYGYGSYESSIDPGFSIARLSLMDRGMIFAIAHVRGGGEMGRGWYDNGKTTTKKNTFTDFIDVADALIAQGITAPEILVAEGGSAGGLLMGAVANMAGDRFKAIEANVPFVDPLTSMLMPELPLTVIEWDEWGNPLEDKDIYEYMASYAPYENVEAKQYPNILAITSLNDTRVLYVEPAKWVAALRATATGGEFLLKTEMVAGHGGVSGRYEKWRETAFEYAWLVNQATGVTA from the coding sequence ATGTCTGAACTCAGCTCAAGTACCAATCGTGAATCACTTACTCCTCCCACGGCAGCGGTCCATCCGGTGACCAGGTCTCATCACGGCATTGATTTCGTGGACAACTACGAGTGGCTTCGGGATAAGGAATCCCAGGAGACTCTGGACTATTTGGAGGCAGAGAATGCGTTCACGGAGCAGGAGACCGCGCATCTGGATGAGCTGAAAAACAACATCTACGAGGAAATTAAGTCTCGAGTCAAAGAAACTGACATGTCCATTCCTGTCCGCGCGGGCAAGTATTGGTATTACTCCCGCACGGAAGAGGGCAAGAGTTACGGATACTCGTGCCGGATTCCTGTACAGGATGGCGCAGATGCGTGGACGCCTCCCGTCATTCCGGAAGGTGAGCCGGCTGAGGGGGAGAGCATCATTTTGGATGCTAATGAGCTGGCGGAGGGGTATGAGTTCTTCTCCATTGGCGCGTCGAGTGTGACAACGTCAGGCCGTTACTTGGCGTATTCCACTGATGTGACCGGCGATGAGCGGTTTACGTTGCGCATCAAGGATTTGGAGACTGGCGAGCTGCTGCCGGATACGCTCACGGGTATTTTCTATGGTGCGCTGTGGGTGGGTGAAGATTATCTCTTCTACCAGCGTGTTGATGATGCGTGGCGTCCGGATACGGTGTGGCGGCACAAGGTCGGCACCCCGGTTGAGGAGGACGTGATGGTGTACCACGAGCCGGATGAGCGTTTTTCGGCGTGGGTGGGAACTACTCGTTCGGAGACATTCATTGTGTTTGGGTCGGCGTCGAAGATTACCTCTGAGGTGAGCGTGTTGTCGTTTGATGATCCAGAGGGGCGACCGGAGGTGTTGATTCCGCGGGAGGATGGCGTGGAATATGACGTTGACCATGCGGTTGTCGGGGGCGAGGATGTGTGGATTGTGACGCACAACGCGGAGGGCCCCAACTTCTCGGTGGGGTGGGAAAGCGTCGATAAGCTTAAGTCTTTAGCGGCGCTTAAGCCGCTGGTGGCGCACAAGGATGATGTGCGCATTGAGGGCGTCGATACGTACCGCGATTTTATTGTGCTGGGCTACCGCTCGGGCGCAATTGGGCAGGTTGCGGTTATGAAGCTTGTCGACGGGACCTTCGGCGAATTCCGTCAGCTGGAATTTGATGAAGAGTTGTACACGGTTGCGTCGGGCGGTAATCCGGAGTGGGATGCGCCTGTCATCCGTATTTCTTATGGATCATTCACCACCCCGGCGCAGTTGTTTAACTATTGGATTGAGTCTGGCGAGCGTACGTTGCTCAAGCAGCAAGAAGTGTTGGGTGGTTACAACCGGGAAGATTATGTGGCGTCGCGGTTGTGGGTTACGGCAACTGATGGTGCGCAGATTCCGGTGTCTTTGGTGCACCGCGCTGACCTGGATTTGAGCAAGCCCAATGCGACATTGCTGTATGGCTATGGTTCCTATGAGTCGTCGATTGATCCTGGTTTTTCCATCGCGCGGTTGTCGCTGATGGATCGTGGCATGATCTTTGCGATTGCTCATGTGCGTGGCGGTGGCGAAATGGGCCGTGGCTGGTACGACAACGGCAAGACTACGACCAAGAAGAACACGTTCACTGACTTCATCGACGTTGCCGACGCCTTGATCGCCCAAGGCATCACCGCGCCTGAGATACTCGTGGCTGAAGGCGGTTCCGCGGGTGGGTTGTTGATGGGTGCTGTGGCAAACATGGCAGGTGATCGTTTCAAGGCGATTGAAGCGAATGTGCCGTTTGTAGATCCGCTGACCTCGATGCTCATGCCAGAGTTGCCACTGACGGTGATTGAATGGGATGAGTGGGGTAACCCGCTGGAAGACAAGGATATCTACGAGTACATGGCGTCCTATGCGCCATATGAAAATGTTGAGGCAAAGCAGTACCCCAATATTTTGGCCATCACCTCTCTTAATGACACCCGCGTTTTGTATGTGGAACCCGCCAAATGGGTTGCAGCTCTTCGCGCAACGGCAACGGGTGGGGAGTTCCTGCTGAAGACTGAGATGGTTGCAGGTCACGGCGGTGTTTCTGGTCGGTATGAGAAGTGGCGGGAGACGGCGTTTGAGTACGCATGGCTGGTTAATCAGGCCACGGGAGTGACCGCCTAA